The genomic segment TTCTTTCGTACGGCTTGTTCCAATCAAACGAGACATACGTTGAGTACCAGCGAATCCCGGAATAATGCCCAAGCCAACTTCTGGAAAGCCAACAACTGTCTTTTCAAATCCAATACGGATATCTGTCGAAAGTGCTAATTCCATTCCTCCTCCAAGTGCATACCCATTGAGCACTGCAATTGTTGGTTGACGTAAGTCAGAAAGTCGAGTAAAAGTATTGTTTGCAAATGTCATATATTCAAAAGCTTGAATTGGCGACATCACGTCCATTTCTTTAATATCAGCTCCAGCTACAAATGCCTTTTCTCCTACCCCTGTTACAATCACAACACGGATTTCTTCACTTTGTTCAACTTGATCAAGAACATCATTCAGATCAGTTAATACTTGAGAACTCAAAGCATTTAATGCTTCAGGACGATTAATCGTAATGTAGCCGATGCTGTTTTTTACTTCTAGTAAAACAGTTTTACTCATTTTAATGCTCCTACTTATAAAATTTGAAATATTAAGTACAGTGTCAACAAATACTTGAACCCAAAATGTAAGAGCTTACAATGCTATGATATCCCATTTTTCCATTCTCGTCTACTTAATCTTAATTTATAACTCTATAAGTTTAACTTATAGAGTTATAAAAAATACTAAGACTTTTTGATTTTCAAAATAAAAAAACAAATTCTACTAAGAATCATTTAACATAAACGTCTTAGATGGAATTTGTTTTACAGAGTAAAAAAATCAAATGGTAAATTAAATTTAGTAGGTAATTATTTTTAACGTTCTACAATAACTGCTGTGCCCATTCCTCCTCCGATACAAAGAGTTGCAAGACCACGTTTAGCATCGCGTTTTTCCATTTCATGCAACAAAGTAACTAGAATACGGCAGCCTGATGCTCCAATTGGATGACCAAGTGCAATGGCACCACCGTTTACGTTTACTTTTTCCGGATCAAGATTTAACTCCTTACCAACAGCACATGCTTGCGATGCAAATGCTTCATTGGATTCAATCAAATCAAGATCTTCAGTTGTAAAGCCACCTTTTTCAAGTGCTTTACGAGAAGCATAAATTGGTCCGCAACCCATGATTTTCGGATCTAATCCTGCACTTGCATAGGATTTTATGGTTGCTAAAACAGGAATGCCTAGCTCTTTCGCTTTTTCTGAACTCATGACAACAACTGCTGCCGCTCCATCGTTGATACCAGAAGCATTACCAGCTGTGACCGTTCCGCCTTCTTTAAAGACAGGGCGTAATTTAGCCAAACCTTCTAGTGAGGCATCTTTTCTTGGAAATTCATCCGTATCAAAAACAATTGGCTCACCTTTTCTCTGTGGAATAATCACTGGAACGATTTCTTCTTTGAAACGTCCAGCTTCAATAGCTGCCACAGCACGTTGTTGTGACTGAACAGCAAAAGCATCTTGGACTTCACGAGAAATATCATACTGTTCAGCAACATTTTCAGCTGTGATTCCCATATGGAAATCACCAAAAGCGTCAGTCAGACCGTCGCGTAACATAGTGTCAATCACTTTTGTATCTCCCATACGAGAGCCCCAACGCTGACCTTGAAGAACGTATGGTGCCTGACTCATATTTTCTGCACCACCTGCTACAATAATATCTGCATCTCCACATAAAATTGCTTGGGCAGCTAATTGAACTGTTTTCAGTCCTGAACCACATACCTTATTCACTGTAAAGGCTGGAGAAGAGACTGGAATACCCGCATTGACACTCATTTGACGTGCTACATTTTGCCCTAGTCCTGCTGCCAACACATTTCCCATAATCACTTCATCAATTTGTTCTGCTTTCAAATGTGCTCGTTCAATCGCACTTTTAATAACCAAACTTCCCAAATCAACAGCTGAAATATTTTTCAAACTTCCACCAAAAGAACCTAATGGTGTACGAACTGCTGATACAATCACTGCTTCTTTCATTTCTTGCTCCTTATATCTTAATATTTAAAGAAACCTTCCTTTGTCTTACGACCCAGTTTACCAGCTTCAACCATTTTTTTCAACAATGGAGCAGGACGATATTTTGGATCACCAAATCCATTATTCAATACACCCATAATAGCTAAGCAAACATCCAAACCAATCAAATCAGCTAAAGCCAATGGTCCAATAGGATGGTTAGCACCGAGTTTCATAGCTTCATCAATTTCTTCAGCTGTTGCAACCCCTTCTCCGAGAATGAAAATCGCTTCATTAATCATCGGAATCAACACACGGTTCACCACAAAACCATAAGAATCTTTAACACCAACTGCTGTTTTACCGATTTTTTCAGTTAATTCACGAACAGCTTTAACGACTTCTTCTGACGTTTGAAGTGCTTTGATTACTTCGACCAATTTCATAACAGGAGCAGGATTAAAGAAGTGCATTCCAATGACTCGTTCTTGATGTACTGTTGCTGCAGCAATATCTGTGATAGACAAAGATGAGGTATTTGAAGCTAAAATAGTTTCTGGAGATGTCAATTCATCTAATTGTTTAAAAATACTCAACTTAATATCTCTATTTTCAGTAGCTGCTTCAATAACTAACTGAACATTTTTAGCATCCTCATATGAAGTTGATGGAATCAGCTTACTCAAAATACTATTTTTATCATCTTCTGAAAGACGACCTTTTTCAACGGAGCGTGTTAGTTGCTTAGTGATATTTCCGATGCCTCTTTCAACGAATTCTTCTTTAATATCATTCAAATACACCGTAAAGCCTGATTGCGCAAAAACTTGAGCAATACCACTTCCCATTTGACCTGATCCAATGATCATTACGTTTGAAATATTCAATTTTTTCTCCTATCTAGTACGTTACAAAATTTAAAGCGAAAGAATAGGAACGATTGAATGATATACACCCCTCAATCGCTCCTTTTCGTCATTATACAAATGCACCTAAGCCAGTGATTTCACGACCAACAATCAAAGCGTTGACTTCATGAGAACCTTCATAAGTGTAAACTGCCTCAGCGTCTGCAAAGAAGCGTGCAACGTCTGTTTCAAGAGTAATTCCATCGCCTCCACATGTTTCACGAGCAAGAGCCACCGTTTCACGCATGACAAGTGAATTGTGCATTTTAGCAAGAGCAGAATTTAACATCAATTCATTACCCGCTTCTTGCATTTCAGCGATACGAACTGAATAAGCGATTGCTGCCACAGCGTTTGCTTGCATTCTAGCCAATTTTTCTTGAATAATTTGGAATTTAGCAATAGGACGTTTGAATTGTTGACGATTTGTAGCGTATTTCAAGGCTGCATTAAATGATCCGCAAGTTATCCCCATAGCGATATGAGCCACATCAGCACGAGTAAATGTAAGAATACGAGCTACATCTGCAAATCCATTGATATTTACTAAACGGTCTGAATCTGGAACTTCAACATTTGTCATGGTAATATGACCATTTCGAACACACCGAAGTGCAATTTTATGTTGGATGACTTCTACATCGTAACCAGGAGCTCCCTTACGAACGATAAAGCATTTAACCTTACCATCCGCAACATCGCGAGCAAATACTGGGATAATATCTGCTGTATCTGAACCACCAATCCAACGTTTTTCACCATTAAGAATCCATTTATCTCCAACACGTTCAGCAGTTGTTGCGAGTCCACCTGCAATGTCTGAACCCGAAAGTGGCTCTGTCAAAGCAAAACATCCTTGCCAATCAAATGCTGCTAATTTAGGAAGAAATTCTTTTTGTTGGCGTTCATCACCACCGAGCAAGATTGTATTATAGCAAAGTCCGCCATGAACAGTATAGAATGTAGCCATTGATGTATCAAAACGAGCCAATTCCAAGTAAAGGAATGCGATATAAAGTTCTGATGGTTTGTAGCTGCCTTCACGTCCCTCAAACAATTTAGGATTGTTCATAATTTGTGCACCCTTGGCAACTGTGTAAAATTGTTCAAATGGAAAATCAGGTTTTTCCCAATGTTCATTGATAACAGGACGAAGATGTTTTTCAATCAAACGACGAGTTTCTTGCAAAACTTCTGCTTCTCCTAATGTCAAACCATCTGCATAATGGAAAAGATCTTCAGGATATAGTTCACGTAAAATTTCTTCTTTGGTTGCCATAGTATGGACTCCTTTGTAATAGTATGATAAGAGCGCTTTCATTTTAAGGCTCAGTATTTGTTGACGCTTTCATTTTATATCGAACACGCTATAATGTCTACTTAAGATAAATTAAACTTCCCATAAGCTAGTGTTATACATGCTGATTTTAGTGGATTTTCAAAGGTTAAAATCTAAATTTTCCAAATAAAAAAATTTTCAGATTCTAAAAATTTCTTTATAAAATTCAAGAATTTTATAAAGATTTTTTCCACTACATGTAGCGGCCAGATCAATTTTACGGAGCAAAATACAGGCAATTTCAGAATAGATGTGCTACAATATTTGTAAAAAACGGAGGAAAATCATGTTAATATATGATCTAATTGTCATTGGTTTTGGTAAAGCTGGAAAAACATTAGCAGCCAAAATGGCAATGCAAGGAAAAAAGGTTGCTTTGATTGAACGCAGTAAAGCTATGTACGGCGGAACTTGCATCAATATCGCTTGTATTCCAACCAAAACCTTACTAGTAGCTGCAGAAAAAGGATTATCTTTTGAAGAAGTAATGACTGAGAAAAATGCGGTTACTAGCAGACTCAATGGGAAAAATTACGCAACTATTAGTGGTGCTGGAGTCGATATTATTGATGCAGAAGCTCATTTTCTATCCAATAAGGTAATTGAAATTGTCTCAGGTAACCAAAAACAAGAATTAACAGCTGAAAATATCGTCATCAATACAGGTGCTATCTCTAACATTCTACCAATCCCAGGACTTACTACATCAAAAAATGTTTATGATTCAACAGGTATTCAAAACCTTGATAGACTACCTAAAAGTCTTGGAATTCTTGGCGGTGGGAATATCGGTCTTGAATTTGCTGGTTTGTTCAATAAATTAGGAAGCAAGGTCACTGTTCTTGATGCTGCCGATACCTTTCTACCACGTGTAGAACCTTCTATCGCTGCCATGGCCAAACAATACATGGAAGAAGATGGCATTGAAATTCTTCAAAATGTCTTTACTCAAGAAGTTAAAAATGATGGTGACGAGGTGATTGTCGTTACTAAAAATAAAAGTTTTCATTTTGATGCGTTGCTTTATGCTACCGGTCGCAAGCCAAATATTGAACCATTAAAGCTAGAAAATACAGATATTCAAATAACAGATCGTGGTGCTATCCAAGTTGATAAGCATTGTCAAACTAGTGTTTCTGGCGTTTTTGCTGTTGGAGATGTCAACGGTGGATTGCAATTCACCTATGTCTCATTAGATGATTTCCGTATAGTTTTTAGTTATTTAGCAGGTGACGGCTCATACACACTTGATGATCGTAAAAATGTACCGACTACCATGTTCATCGCTCCACCACTCGCTCAAATTGGTCTAACTGAAGCACAAGCTAAAGAACAAGGATTGCCTTATGCAACTAAAGAAATTCCAGTTTCAGCTATGCCACGTGGACATGTCAATGCTGACCTCAGAGGAGCATTCAAAGCAGTTGTAAACACAGAAACTAAAGAAATTCTTGGCGCTACTATCTTCTCACAAGGAGCTCAAGAAATTATTAACATTCTAACTGTAGCTATGGACAACAACATACCATATACTTATTTCACAAAACAAATCTTTACTCATCCAACCCTAGCTGAAAACCTTAACGACTTGTTTGCGATTTAGTGATGGTAATTGAGTTGTCATCAAAATTTAACACGAGTCGTTTTACTTTCAGCTAACGAAAAAGGTTAAGCAAAAACTTCCTGAATAATGAAAAAAGCTTAAAATCAACGTTTTTAATAACTTGATTTTAAGCTTTTCTATTGTTAGCTACTTAATTTTGACTAAAAACGGAATCTTTGCCCAGCTTCTTTTATTTTATAGTTGCATTTGATTATATGTTTTACTAAATGCATTCAAAATTTCTTTTGGAGCATCCTCGTAAGAAGTTTCTCCTTCTAGTGTTCCTTTAACAATCGTTCGCGAAGTAGCTGCAGCATCTTCGCAAGTCACTAGCGTTACCTCATTGACTCCTTCACGATCATTAATCACATCTACTCTGTCAGGTGAAACATTTTCAACAGAAGTAATGGAATAAGTATATATCTTCTCTTTATCTGTTAGGTAAATCTTCATTCCGGCTTTTGCACGATCTAACGGAGAAAATAGCATATTACTTGCACCTGTAATTCCAAACACATGGTGACTCGCCAATGCATAATTCCCTTTCCCCATTTGTTGCGTTTCTTTCATAGTACCTGCACCATAATAAAGCCCTACATTATCCAAGCCTTTAAAGATTGGTAGATTCATTGAAAGTTCTGGGATAGCAATTCCTCCAATAACTGGTAATTGCTGAGCTCGCCATTGAGCATTAATCACATCTTCAGTTGACAATGATTTTACTTTGTCAAAGTTAAAGCTGGTTTTGGCTTTTTTATTTTTATTAATCTTATCTTTTGAAACATTGCTCACTTGATACCTATTGGTATGCCAGACCATAATCATATTACGAATAGAAGAGTTGAAAATAAGTGCAAGCGCTACAATAATTAGCAATGTCGCAACAATATTAATCAGAATATTTTTTCTTTTATTATGTTTTTTTCTTCTTGATGACATAACATTTCCTTTTATCTAGTTTATTATTCATCCACTTCTTTTTCATTTTCTGCTTCAACACTTGTAAAAGTAACAATTTGCGCTCCCTTATCTAGTCGCATTACTTTAACACCCAAAGTTGCACGTCCTGTTTGAGAAATGTTAGCAACATTTGTTCGGATAATGACACCTGTATTTGTGATAATCATTAAATCTTCATCACCGTTCACGGCCATAAGCCCCGCTAATGGACCGTTCTTTTCAGTGATATTCGCTGTTTTCATCCCTTTTCCGCCACGTCCTTTCGTAGCGTATTCACTAGCCAAAGTTCGCTTACCATAACCTTTTTCAGTAATGACTAACACTTCTTGATTATCCGAAATAACGCTAGCTCCCACAACATGATCATCTGGGCGCAAATTTACACCACGTACACCAGTTGCAGCTCGTCCCATGTTGCGAACCTGATTTTCATTAAATCGTACAGCATAGCCCATTTTTGTTCCGATAATGATGTCTGTTTGCCCATCTGTCAGAAAGACATTGATTAGCTCATCTTCATCTTTTAAATTCAAAGCTTTTAGCCCATTTTGACGAATGTTAGCAAATTCTGTTACGCTAGTTCGTTTTACCACACCATAGCGCGTGGTGAAGAAAAGGTAAGAATGATCATTATGTTCAGCTTGAACATTGATGATTGTCTGAATTGTTTCACCTTCGTCCAATTTCAACAAATTGACAATTGGAAGTCCTTTAGCTGTACGACCATATTCAGGAATTTCATAACCTTTCAAACGATAAACACGGCCTTTATTGGTGAAGAAGAGCAAGCGTTCATGTGTACTAGTAGAAACTAATTCACGAACAAAGTCATCATCCTTAACACCTGTCCCTTGAACCCCTCGACCACCACGTTTTTGAGCTGTAAATTCATCTTGATTTAGCCGTTTGATGTAACCTTTATTGGAAAGCGTGATTAAAACATCAGCCTCTTCAATTAAATCTTCATCTTCAAGAGATAAAACTTCCCCGACCATTAGTTCCGTACGGCGCTTATCAGAAAATTTACGTTTGACTTCTTCCAACTCTTCTTTGATAATCGCAACAACTCGTTCTGGTTTTGCCAATATATCTGTCAAATCCGCAATTAATTTCATTAAATCATCGTATTCAGACTGAATCTTATCGCGCTCCAATCCTGTCAAACGACGAAGACGCATATCCAGAATTGCTTGACTTTGACGTTCGGACAATTCATACTGCGACATCAATTCTGCTTGTGCTTCCGCATCAGTTTCACTATTTCGGATGATGCGAATCACTTCATCGATATGATCAAGAGCAATTAGTAAACCGGCTAAAATATGTGCACGAGCTTCTGCCTTTTCCTTATCAAAAATCGTCCGACGAGTTACCACTTCTTTTTGATGTTCAATATAAGCAAGCAGAATTTCACGCAAGGAGAGAATTTTAGGAACTCCATTTTGAATCGCTAGCATATTGAAACTGAAATTCGTCTGCATTTGCGTGAGTTTAAATAAGTTATTTAAAATAACATGCGCACTTGCATCACGCTTCACTTCAATGATAAAGCGAACACCTTCTCGGTTAGATTCATCACGGACTGCCGTAATTCCATCAATCCGTTTTTCTTGAACAAGCCGGACAATATGTTCATGGACTTTTGTCTTGTTGACCATATACGGAAATTCGGTAACAACAATCCGTTCTCGACCAGATTTAGTTTCTTCGATTTCTGTCCGAGCACGTAAAACGATAGAACCTTTTCCAGTTTCATAAGCATGGTGAATTCCTGACCTTCCCATGACTAAAGCTCCCGTTGGAAAATCTGGACCAGGCAATACTTCCATAAGATCGCGCGTTGTCACATCTGGATTGTCCATGACTAATTTTACAGCATCGATGGTTTCACCAAGATTATGGGGAGGAATATTGGTAGCCATCCCCACAGCAATCCCAGTTGCTCCATTAACCAATAAATTAGGAAAACGTGACGGTAAGACTAATGGCTCACGTTCGCTGCTATCATAGTTATCCGCAAAATCAACTGTATTTTTGTTAATATCGCGCAACATCTCAAGCGAAATTTTACTCATACGAGCTTCTGTATACCGTTGTGCTGCGGGACCATCTCCATCCATAGAACCAAAGTTTCCGTGACCATCAACCAGCATATGACGGTAAGACCACCATTGCGCCATCCGCACCATCGCTTCATAGATAGAGGAATCTCCGTGTGGGTGATATTTACCCATAACATCACCCGTAATACGAGCAGATTTCTTATGCGGTTTATCAGGGGTAACACCTAGTTCATTCATTCCATACAATATTCTTCGATGAACAGGCTTTAAACCATCTCGAACATCAGGAAGGGCACGAGCCACAATGACACTCATGGCGTAATCGATAAAACTCGTCTTCATTTCGCTCGTTAAGTTCACATTGACTAAATTATTATCCTGCATTAAAAAATGCCTCTCTTCAATTTATATGACCATATCATTATAACATAAATCATGATTTTTTTCAGTAAACACCCCTTATCATAAAAACGTTTACATAAGATGATATGTATTATATCCGTGACAAAATGTTACAAAAGTGATAGAATGAAGTTGTAAAGGGAAAATGTTCCCCAATAAAATAAAGGAGATGTTTAGCAAAATGACTCTTACTAAACAACATAAAAAAGTCATCCTTGTCGGTGACGGTGCTGTAGGTTCTTCTTACGCATTTGCTCTTGTCAACCAAGGTATCGCTCAAGAACTTGGTATCGTTGATATTTTCAAGGAAAAGACAGAAGGAGATGCTGAAGACCTTAGCCACGCCCTTGCCTTCACTTCACCTAAGAAAATCTATTCAGCAGAATATGCTGATGCGCACGATGCAGATCTTGTTGTTTTGACTGCTGGTGCACCACAAAAACCGGGTGAAACTCGTCTTCAATTGGTTGAAAAAAACCTCCGCATCAACAAAGATGTTGTTACCAAAATTGTTGAGTCAGGATTTAATGGTATTTTCCTTGTGGCTGCTAACCCAGTTGATATCTTGACTTACTCAACTTGGAAATTCTCTGGATTCCCTAAAGAACGTGTCATTGGTTCAGGTACTTCTCTTGACTCAGCACGTTTCCGTCAAGCGCTTGCTGAAAAATTGGATGTAGATGCTCGCTCTGTCCATGCTTACATCATGGGAGAACATGGTGATTCAGAATTCGCTGTTTGGTCACATGCTAACGTTGCAGGTGTCAACCTTGAAAATTATCTTCAAGACGTAGAAAACTTCAATGCTGCTGAATTGGTTGACTTATTTGAAGGCGTTCGTGATGCTGCATACTCAATTATCAATAAAAAAGGTGCAACATTCTATGGTATCGCAGTTGCCTTAGCTCGTATTACAAAAGCTATCCTTGATGACGAAAATTCAGTTCTTCCACTTTCGGTATTCCAAGAAGGTCAATATCCTGGTGTTACAGATTGCTACATTGGACAACCAGCTATTGTTGGCGCACATGGTATCGTACGTCCAGTAAATATCCCGTTGAATGATGCTGAAAAACAAAAAATGCAAGCTTCTGCTAAACAATTGAAAGATATCATCAATGATGCTTTCTCTAAAGAAGAATTTGCTTCAGTAGCTAAAAACTAAAGAATTTCCTTTCTTACTCCTTGTTTTATCAAGGAGTTTTTTCATTTTAAAACAGGAATAAAATTTGAACTTTTTTAGTTTGCGGTTTTAGCTTCGTTACCTAACATTCCTTTAGAATCTTGAAGTATGAATGAAAAAAATTGTTCTTTCGAGTTTGAAAAGCGAATGTTATTGGAACTGTTTCATAAGTCCTATCTATTCTTTCAACTATATTAATAGCTTTTACTACTTTATAACTTATTTGAATAGATCGTTTAAATATGGAACAATTGTTTCTTCTTTCATATCCGATAAGGTCTGAATCCAGCGAAATGCTGTATGCTCTTCCGGATCAAGTTTTATCTCTCTATTATATTCTAGCAATTTCGCCTTATACACTAGACGCGTAAAAACGATGCCTTTTGTATCATCGTAACAGCTATCCTCATGAAGTATCTCACTTAATTGTATCTTTTGGTTGACTTCTTCCATCGCTTCTCGTACAGCACCTTCTCGCGGCAATTCGTCTTCTTCCACACTACCTCCTGGAATATCCCAATATTCTGGATACATGTTTGGAGAACCACGTTTTATTTTACTTCGTTTAATAAGCAAATATTTTCCATCTTTTTCAATTAGAGCATGAGCAATCAATTTTATAGGCATTCGCAATCTCCTTTGTAGAAATAAAAAATCTTGCATAAAACAAGACTTTCAAGTAATAAACACAATCCACCCTGAGAGAATCGAACTCCCATCTCAAGAACCGGAATCTTACGTGATATCCATTACACTAAGGGTGGCAACTATTTTATTATATAAAAATTTTATAAAAATAACAAGTAAAAAAGGACTGAAATGATAAATTCCAATCCTTTTATTTGATTATAATTCAATATCACCAAATAAGTCAGCCATTGAAAATCCAGTTTGAGTTTCTGGAAGTTCAAAGTCACGTTTTTCTTGACGTTTTTGACGACGAGGACGTGATTGACGTTTTTCTTTTTGGTCATCTTCTTGTGCTGGACGTTCTTCAAGAGCCTTGATAGAAAGTGATACACGTTCTGCATCAGCGTTTACATCAAGAACTTTCACGGTTACTTCCTGACCGACTTTAAGCACATCTTTGGGATTTTCAACACGTTTATGTGAAATTTGTGAAATATGGACAAGTCCATCAATACCTGGTAATACTTCTACAAAAGCACCGAAATCTGTTAAACGTTTAACTGTACCTTCGATAACATCACCGGCAGCAAGTTTTTGTTCGACACCGTCCCATGGTCCAGGGGTTGTAGCTTTAAGAGAAAGCGATACACGACCTTCTTCTTCATTCAAATCAAGAACTTTTACTTCGATTTCATCGCCAACTGATACAACAGATTTTGGTGAAACATTGCGCTCATGTGACAATTCAGTTAAATGAACAAGTCCGTCAACACCACCAAGATCAATAAAAGCGCCAAAGCTTGTGATACGTGCAACTTTCCCAATCACGATGTCACCAACAGCCAATTTACCAAACACTTCAGCACGTGCTGCTGCTGCTTGAGCTTCTACAACTTCACGACGTGAAAGGATAAAGCGATTTTCTTTTGGATCCACTTCTTTAATTTTTGCTTCAAATTCTTGACCTACAAAACGTTCAGTGTTACGAACGAAACGAGTATCTAGCATTGAAGCAGGAATAAATCCACGAAGTCCTTCAAATTCTACCGAAAGTCCGCCTTTAACAGCACGAGTCCCTTTTACAGTAACAACTTCTTCTTCACGTCCAACCAACTTGTCCCATGCCTTGCGAGCTTCTAAACGTTTTTTAGATACTAGGTAAGTAACTGTATCCGTATCTTTACCCACTACTTGACGAAGAACAAGCAATTCAAGTGTTTCACCTGGTTTTACAAGGTCGTTAATGTCAGCATCACGATCGTTTGTCAATTCACGAAGGGTCAAAACACCTTCCACACCAGTTCCAGCGATTGCAACATTAGCTTGGTTCGCATCAACAGTCAATACTTCAGCAGTAACGACGTCGCCTGGCTCAACTTGGCTAACACTATTTAGCAAATCTTCAAATTCATTCATCTAAAAAAATCCTCCAACAATCAAGCATTTCTCGCTTGACATACTTATAATATTTTTCCTAAGCACCGCAATGACATTGAACTATCTTTAACGTTTCTCACCCTATAAAGAAATAAAATACCCTAAGATATTTTACCATTTATCTGATATATTACCTAAGAACTGGGGTAGCTGGATTCGAACCAACGCATGAGGGAGTCAAAGTCCCTTGCCTTACCGCTTGGCTATACCCCAAAAAAGAACGTGGTCATACCATTAAAAATTAAGTACGCTCATGGAGAGGGAGGGATTCGAACCCCCGAACCCGAAGGAGCGGATTTACAGTCCGCCGCGTTTAGCCTCTTCGCTACCTCTCCTGTATAATCAACAGTATTCATTATACCATTGATGAAAAGAAAATACAAGCATTTATTTACTCAAATTATAGGTTTCAATCAATTTTTCCACAGCATTTTCAAGTTTTTTATAAAAACTATCAACATTTTCATTTTTTATGATAGCAAATTGCCCGTTAAACTCAGCAATTTGACCAATGACTTTTTTTCCAATTGATAGAACATAACCTTCGTACTGGTCAGTTCCTACTTTGACTTGGCTATCTGCCAATTGGATTTCAATCTTTTTATCTTTTTTACTCATCATATACCTCTTTCAAGTCTCTATTTTACAAAAAAATAGGAAAACTAGCAAGTGATATGTGACAATAAAAGCT from the Streptococcus constellatus subsp. constellatus genome contains:
- the gyrA gene encoding DNA gyrase subunit A, which codes for MQDNNLVNVNLTSEMKTSFIDYAMSVIVARALPDVRDGLKPVHRRILYGMNELGVTPDKPHKKSARITGDVMGKYHPHGDSSIYEAMVRMAQWWSYRHMLVDGHGNFGSMDGDGPAAQRYTEARMSKISLEMLRDINKNTVDFADNYDSSEREPLVLPSRFPNLLVNGATGIAVGMATNIPPHNLGETIDAVKLVMDNPDVTTRDLMEVLPGPDFPTGALVMGRSGIHHAYETGKGSIVLRARTEIEETKSGRERIVVTEFPYMVNKTKVHEHIVRLVQEKRIDGITAVRDESNREGVRFIIEVKRDASAHVILNNLFKLTQMQTNFSFNMLAIQNGVPKILSLREILLAYIEHQKEVVTRRTIFDKEKAEARAHILAGLLIALDHIDEVIRIIRNSETDAEAQAELMSQYELSERQSQAILDMRLRRLTGLERDKIQSEYDDLMKLIADLTDILAKPERVVAIIKEELEEVKRKFSDKRRTELMVGEVLSLEDEDLIEEADVLITLSNKGYIKRLNQDEFTAQKRGGRGVQGTGVKDDDFVRELVSTSTHERLLFFTNKGRVYRLKGYEIPEYGRTAKGLPIVNLLKLDEGETIQTIINVQAEHNDHSYLFFTTRYGVVKRTSVTEFANIRQNGLKALNLKDEDELINVFLTDGQTDIIIGTKMGYAVRFNENQVRNMGRAATGVRGVNLRPDDHVVGASVISDNQEVLVITEKGYGKRTLASEYATKGRGGKGMKTANITEKNGPLAGLMAVNGDEDLMIITNTGVIIRTNVANISQTGRATLGVKVMRLDKGAQIVTFTSVEAENEKEVDE
- a CDS encoding DUF2969 domain-containing protein, with amino-acid sequence MSKKDKKIEIQLADSQVKVGTDQYEGYVLSIGKKVIGQIAEFNGQFAIIKNENVDSFYKKLENAVEKLIETYNLSK
- a CDS encoding L-lactate dehydrogenase; the encoded protein is MTLTKQHKKVILVGDGAVGSSYAFALVNQGIAQELGIVDIFKEKTEGDAEDLSHALAFTSPKKIYSAEYADAHDADLVVLTAGAPQKPGETRLQLVEKNLRINKDVVTKIVESGFNGIFLVAANPVDILTYSTWKFSGFPKERVIGSGTSLDSARFRQALAEKLDVDARSVHAYIMGEHGDSEFAVWSHANVAGVNLENYLQDVENFNAAELVDLFEGVRDAAYSIINKKGATFYGIAVALARITKAILDDENSVLPLSVFQEGQYPGVTDCYIGQPAIVGAHGIVRPVNIPLNDAEKQKMQASAKQLKDIINDAFSKEEFASVAKN
- a CDS encoding NUDIX hydrolase, whose amino-acid sequence is MPIKLIAHALIEKDGKYLLIKRSKIKRGSPNMYPEYWDIPGGSVEEDELPREGAVREAMEEVNQKIQLSEILHEDSCYDDTKGIVFTRLVYKAKLLEYNREIKLDPEEHTAFRWIQTLSDMKEETIVPYLNDLFK
- the rpsA gene encoding 30S ribosomal protein S1, whose translation is MNEFEDLLNSVSQVEPGDVVTAEVLTVDANQANVAIAGTGVEGVLTLRELTNDRDADINDLVKPGETLELLVLRQVVGKDTDTVTYLVSKKRLEARKAWDKLVGREEEVVTVKGTRAVKGGLSVEFEGLRGFIPASMLDTRFVRNTERFVGQEFEAKIKEVDPKENRFILSRREVVEAQAAAARAEVFGKLAVGDIVIGKVARITSFGAFIDLGGVDGLVHLTELSHERNVSPKSVVSVGDEIEVKVLDLNEEEGRVSLSLKATTPGPWDGVEQKLAAGDVIEGTVKRLTDFGAFVEVLPGIDGLVHISQISHKRVENPKDVLKVGQEVTVKVLDVNADAERVSLSIKALEERPAQEDDQKEKRQSRPRRQKRQEKRDFELPETQTGFSMADLFGDIEL